The Pseudarthrobacter sp. NS4 genome includes a window with the following:
- a CDS encoding NUDIX hydrolase yields MKARIVVSAVCVFDRAGRLLTVRKRGTGMFMHPGGKPEAGETAAQAAARELAEEVGIVIDPGDLELMGVWIADAANEAATDIEATVFRAPGTWQAHPSAEIAEIRWLDLAALDPRAALPADLAPLLTNHILPELAAAQSAALGHGGGPPGGARLQTRRPDA; encoded by the coding sequence GTGAAGGCGCGGATCGTGGTGTCCGCCGTCTGCGTGTTCGACCGCGCGGGCCGGCTCCTGACCGTGCGCAAGCGCGGCACAGGCATGTTCATGCATCCCGGCGGCAAGCCGGAAGCCGGTGAGACAGCCGCCCAGGCCGCCGCCCGCGAGCTGGCGGAGGAGGTGGGCATCGTCATCGACCCGGGGGATCTGGAGCTGATGGGCGTCTGGATCGCCGACGCCGCCAACGAGGCCGCCACGGACATCGAAGCCACTGTATTCCGCGCGCCGGGAACATGGCAGGCACACCCGTCCGCGGAGATCGCGGAGATCCGGTGGCTGGACCTGGCGGCCCTTGATCCGCGCGCAGCATTGCCCGCGGACCTTGCCCCGCTGCTGACAAACCACATCCTGCCCGAGCTGGCCGCTGCGCAGTCGGCGGCTTTGGGGCATGGCGGTGGCCCGCCCGGCGGTGCCCGGCTGCAAACCCGCCGACCGGACGCCTAA
- a CDS encoding DUF6314 family protein → MNVRSPEFDLRAYLLGTHEPGPAGPPAAGRPSLGHWTLERDLLDRADGTRGTFSGVVLFTPTDDGGLALREEGTMRWPSFTGPASREYLLGPAGRPDALDVFFPDGRPFHRMSFTPEANLDNHWCNPDTYRVAYAWEGPDAFSYSWDVTGPRKDLLLTSRLLRGVAR, encoded by the coding sequence TTGAATGTTCGTTCCCCGGAGTTTGACCTCCGTGCCTACCTGCTGGGTACCCATGAGCCCGGCCCCGCCGGTCCGCCGGCGGCTGGCCGCCCAAGCCTTGGGCATTGGACTCTTGAGCGGGACCTGCTGGACCGGGCGGACGGCACCCGCGGAACCTTTTCCGGCGTCGTACTTTTTACCCCGACCGACGACGGCGGCCTGGCCCTCCGCGAAGAAGGCACCATGCGCTGGCCCTCCTTTACCGGCCCCGCTTCCCGTGAATACCTGCTGGGGCCGGCCGGGCGCCCGGATGCCCTGGACGTGTTTTTCCCCGACGGGCGGCCTTTCCACCGGATGAGCTTTACCCCCGAGGCCAACCTGGACAACCACTGGTGCAATCCCGATACCTACCGCGTGGCCTACGCCTGGGAGGGGCCGGACGCGTTCAGCTACAGCTGGGACGTCACCGGGCCGCGCAAGGACCTGCTGCTGACCTCCCGCCTCCTGCGGGGTGTTGCCAGGTGA
- a CDS encoding DUF998 domain-containing protein: MSSVPNATPAVAFIPDTTSTRQYIGAWSVLSVLQYFAAEAAVIGAWAGPRPYDLRTGYISDLGAINCGIFDGREVCSPLNWLMNASFVVQGMGMLLGALLLSSGLLCVAARAGVRVRPGRRKPWLAAVWVRILTGTAGAGTVIVGLVPEDVGSGWHFAGAVMYFLAGAAALLVLGILWLHKSGMAWFILVCGGVSLAALVTGALTRMDIPEPGTLERLMGYPVTLGMATAGLVVAQRVHRHRKQVRAAAAVR; this comes from the coding sequence ATGAGTTCAGTCCCGAACGCCACTCCCGCGGTGGCCTTCATTCCCGACACCACCTCCACCCGGCAGTACATCGGGGCGTGGTCCGTTCTGAGCGTGCTGCAGTACTTTGCGGCCGAAGCGGCAGTGATCGGGGCCTGGGCGGGTCCCAGGCCGTACGACCTGCGGACCGGCTACATCAGCGACCTCGGTGCAATCAACTGCGGCATATTCGACGGCCGGGAGGTCTGCTCCCCGTTGAACTGGCTGATGAACGCCTCATTCGTGGTGCAGGGGATGGGGATGCTGCTGGGTGCATTGCTGCTCAGCTCGGGGCTGCTGTGCGTGGCTGCCCGCGCCGGTGTGCGGGTCCGGCCCGGCCGCAGGAAGCCCTGGCTGGCAGCTGTCTGGGTGCGGATCCTGACCGGTACGGCCGGGGCAGGAACTGTCATTGTGGGGCTCGTGCCGGAGGACGTGGGTTCCGGCTGGCACTTTGCCGGAGCTGTCATGTATTTCCTCGCAGGCGCCGCGGCCCTGCTGGTGCTGGGCATCCTTTGGCTGCACAAATCGGGGATGGCCTGGTTCATCCTGGTGTGCGGCGGGGTGTCGCTGGCCGCGCTGGTTACCGGAGCCCTGACCCGCATGGACATCCCTGAGCCGGGCACCCTGGAACGGCTGATGGGTTACCCCGTGACGCTGGGGATGGCGACGGCGGGATTAGTTGTTGCCCAGCGTGTGCACCGGCACCGGAAGCAGGTGCGGGCGGCAGCAGCTGTCAGGTAG
- a CDS encoding inositol monophosphatase family protein: protein MTIGRHSAAELDPSLDDHQLAAALVREAGQLALLMRMAGLQSQQKTSISDVVTAADHAAEAYVLEQLQRCRPEDGILGEEGASVQGSSGRTWVIDPVDGTYNFLHGSTYWCSAIALKDSSDVLLGAIFQPEEDKLWLGGPAHPATLNGEPLTVFHNNRGERNATAVAQLGAATYIHPTWLMDPLCAMPWHAAATSAAALRMLGSGSCDLGRVADGQLGCWFQHSCPEWDWLPGKAIVRAAGGAVDTVRVNGLEWFMAGGTTAVRELRAALESGSVA from the coding sequence ATGACCATTGGCCGGCACAGTGCAGCTGAACTTGACCCATCATTGGACGACCACCAGTTGGCGGCAGCCCTGGTCCGCGAGGCAGGGCAACTGGCGTTGCTGATGCGGATGGCCGGGCTGCAGTCGCAGCAGAAGACGTCCATCTCGGATGTGGTAACGGCCGCCGACCATGCCGCCGAAGCCTATGTGCTGGAACAGCTCCAGCGCTGCCGTCCCGAGGACGGAATCCTGGGCGAAGAGGGCGCTTCCGTCCAGGGCAGCAGCGGCCGGACCTGGGTGATCGATCCGGTGGACGGCACCTACAATTTCCTGCACGGTTCCACGTACTGGTGCTCCGCCATCGCCCTGAAAGACAGCTCCGACGTTCTGCTCGGAGCCATCTTCCAGCCGGAGGAGGACAAGCTCTGGCTGGGCGGACCTGCCCACCCGGCCACCCTTAACGGGGAGCCGCTCACCGTCTTCCACAACAACCGGGGAGAGCGCAACGCAACGGCCGTCGCCCAACTGGGCGCCGCCACCTACATCCATCCGACGTGGCTCATGGACCCGCTGTGCGCCATGCCGTGGCATGCAGCGGCAACCTCCGCCGCTGCGCTCCGCATGCTCGGTTCCGGCTCCTGCGACCTGGGCAGGGTGGCGGACGGGCAGCTGGGCTGCTGGTTCCAGCACAGCTGCCCCGAATGGGACTGGCTGCCCGGCAAGGCCATTGTCCGCGCCGCGGGCGGCGCGGTGGACACAGTCCGGGTGAACGGCCTGGAATGGTTCATGGCGGGAGGAACGACGGCGGTACGCGAGTTGCGCGCAGCCCTCGAGTCCGGCTCGGTCGCCTGA
- the pcrA gene encoding DNA helicase PcrA — MLFDPYSDGPFKAAPAAGTRTRTRPEGVATAAGPGGSVPSGNHADAGHLGGPQAGGQHSGGQHSGGESGGQHHATRRLDAAQLLEGLNPQQEEAVKHAGSALLIVAGAGSGKTRVLSNRIAYLIATGRAHHGEILAITFTNKAAAEMRERITALVGGRAKIMWISTFHSSCVRILRQEAANVGLKSNFSIYDSADSLRLVTQVSKALNLDPKKFAPKAIQHKISALKNELIDADSYASAANYNDPFEQAVAEVYKGYTQRLRQANAMDFDDLIAETVFMFRAFPALAESYRRRFRHVLVDEYQDTNHAQYALVREIVGEGPGASELTVVGDSDQSIYAFRGADIRNIVEFEKDYPEARTIKLEQNYRSTQNILSAANSVISRNPNRPEKRLWTAEGEGHKIIGYVGENEHDEAQFIAKEIDRLQDEDNLRPGDVAIFYRTNAQSRSIEDVLVRVGLPYKVVGGTRFYERKEIKDALAYLRVLVNPDDDVNLRRVLNEPKRGIGDRAEGAVAALAQRERTSFMAAARRAEQAPGMATRSVNAVLGFVKLLDDLAEVAAGSGAAAALEAVLEQTGYLAALRSSTDPQDESRVENLAELVAVVREYERDNPEGSLEAFLEQVSLVADADQIPDAPGADIDSAVAEAKRLGVVTLMTLHTAKGLEFPVVFLTGMEHGLFPHQRSATDPKELAEERRLAYVGLTRARKRLYVTRSEVRSMWGQSQYNPASQFLEEIPAELLEWKREGTSRQAGGWGGGSIGSGRYSGSFWGAGTARAAAADPSAGFNSDVPAVIARNRVQPQKEIVAVSVGDKVNHTSFGNGTVLALEGAGDKTVAKVKFDVGEKRLLLRYAPLTKLDA; from the coding sequence ATGTTGTTTGACCCGTACTCTGACGGACCGTTCAAAGCCGCTCCCGCAGCAGGCACCCGTACCAGGACGCGTCCTGAAGGCGTGGCCACCGCGGCCGGTCCGGGCGGCAGCGTGCCGTCCGGAAACCACGCGGACGCTGGGCACCTGGGCGGCCCGCAGGCGGGCGGCCAGCATTCGGGAGGCCAGCACTCGGGAGGCGAGTCCGGCGGGCAACACCATGCCACCCGCCGCCTCGACGCGGCCCAGCTCCTGGAGGGCCTGAACCCGCAGCAGGAGGAAGCGGTCAAGCACGCCGGTTCCGCACTGCTGATTGTGGCCGGCGCAGGTTCCGGCAAGACCCGCGTACTCAGCAACAGGATCGCCTACCTGATCGCCACCGGACGCGCCCACCACGGCGAGATCCTGGCCATCACCTTCACCAACAAGGCCGCCGCGGAAATGCGGGAGCGCATTACAGCGCTTGTCGGCGGCCGCGCCAAGATCATGTGGATCTCCACCTTCCACTCATCCTGCGTCCGGATCCTGCGCCAGGAGGCCGCCAACGTCGGCCTGAAATCGAACTTCTCCATTTATGATTCCGCGGACTCTCTGCGGCTCGTCACCCAAGTATCCAAAGCGCTTAACCTGGATCCCAAGAAGTTTGCCCCCAAAGCCATCCAGCACAAGATTTCGGCATTGAAGAACGAACTGATCGATGCCGATTCCTATGCCTCAGCGGCAAATTACAACGATCCCTTCGAGCAGGCTGTGGCTGAGGTATACAAGGGCTACACCCAGCGGCTGCGCCAGGCGAACGCTATGGACTTTGACGACCTCATCGCCGAGACCGTCTTTATGTTCCGCGCGTTCCCTGCGCTCGCGGAGTCCTACCGGCGCCGGTTCCGGCATGTACTGGTGGACGAATACCAGGACACCAACCATGCCCAGTACGCCCTGGTCCGCGAAATTGTGGGGGAGGGGCCCGGGGCATCGGAGCTCACCGTGGTGGGCGACTCGGACCAGTCCATCTACGCCTTCCGCGGCGCGGACATCCGGAACATCGTGGAGTTTGAAAAGGACTACCCGGAGGCCCGGACCATCAAGCTGGAGCAGAACTACCGCTCCACCCAGAACATCCTCAGTGCAGCCAACTCGGTGATCTCCCGCAACCCCAACCGCCCCGAAAAGCGGCTGTGGACCGCGGAGGGCGAAGGCCACAAGATCATCGGGTACGTGGGCGAAAACGAGCACGACGAAGCCCAGTTCATCGCCAAGGAGATTGACCGCCTCCAGGACGAGGACAACCTCCGCCCCGGCGACGTCGCGATCTTCTACCGGACCAACGCCCAGTCCCGCTCCATCGAGGACGTGCTGGTCCGGGTGGGCCTGCCCTACAAGGTGGTGGGCGGCACGCGCTTCTACGAGCGCAAGGAAATCAAGGACGCCCTCGCGTACCTCCGGGTCCTGGTCAATCCCGACGACGACGTCAACCTCCGCAGGGTCCTCAACGAACCCAAGCGCGGGATCGGCGACCGCGCCGAAGGGGCCGTCGCTGCCCTGGCCCAGCGCGAACGCACATCATTCATGGCTGCCGCCCGCCGGGCCGAGCAGGCCCCGGGCATGGCCACCCGTTCCGTCAACGCAGTCCTTGGCTTCGTGAAGCTGCTGGACGACCTCGCGGAAGTGGCAGCCGGCTCCGGTGCCGCCGCGGCCTTGGAAGCTGTCCTGGAACAGACGGGCTACCTGGCTGCGCTGCGGTCCAGCACCGATCCCCAGGACGAGTCCCGGGTGGAGAACCTGGCGGAACTCGTCGCCGTCGTCCGTGAATATGAGCGCGACAACCCCGAAGGGTCGCTGGAGGCGTTCCTGGAGCAGGTGTCACTGGTGGCGGACGCCGACCAAATCCCGGATGCGCCCGGCGCCGACATCGACTCCGCGGTGGCTGAGGCAAAGCGTCTTGGCGTGGTGACCCTGATGACGCTCCATACTGCGAAGGGGCTCGAATTCCCCGTGGTGTTCCTGACCGGCATGGAGCACGGCCTGTTCCCGCATCAGCGTTCAGCAACCGACCCCAAGGAACTGGCCGAAGAACGCCGGCTGGCGTACGTGGGCTTGACCAGGGCGCGGAAGCGGCTGTACGTCACCCGCTCCGAGGTCCGCAGCATGTGGGGCCAAAGCCAGTACAACCCTGCCAGCCAGTTCCTGGAGGAAATTCCCGCCGAACTGCTGGAGTGGAAGCGTGAAGGCACCAGCAGGCAGGCCGGCGGCTGGGGCGGCGGATCGATCGGCTCGGGCCGCTACAGCGGATCCTTCTGGGGTGCCGGCACGGCCCGCGCCGCAGCGGCTGATCCTTCGGCCGGCTTCAACTCCGATGTTCCCGCCGTCATCGCCCGGAACCGGGTGCAGCCGCAAAAGGAAATCGTGGCCGTCAGCGTGGGGGACAAAGTCAACCACACGAGCTTCGGCAACGGGACCGTCCTCGCCCTGGAAGGCGCAGGGGACAAGACGGTGGCCAAGGTGAAATTCGATGTCGGTGAAAAGCGGCTGCTGCTGCGATACGCGCCGCTGACCAAGCTCGACGCCTGA
- a CDS encoding glycosyltransferase — MNILFASQAIDGHFNPMTGVAMKLKERGHDVRWYTGPVFAGKLKDLGIPLFPFKRAIEHRADNLFELYPERARLKGPRAIGFDGEKIFASNISNFLEDLRELDQEFPFDALVVDSSMFIQRLVSHLMGRPVVSVVVIPNMESDPLVPPLFFGFRPARNPADKALQAVAGLLSDKVILRPADQSYRRQHSFYGQEVPKGGRLTDETYRCSDAIIQAGTPSLDFPRRNHNPKVHYVGALLPYRRPGAPAGEPLPQGYGNTIVVTQGTVDNADQEKLIIPALEGLKDMGALVIVATGGRGTAELNQRYPQSNIQIRDYVDFAAVFESTDVFVTNGGYGGVQLALSKGVPLVVSGINEGKSDVNARVEHAGAGINLRTESPSPEKIRRAVHSILADPKWKNRAQQMQQDFARQDPAEAAARVVESVLSSRRTP; from the coding sequence ATGAACATCCTGTTCGCGAGCCAGGCAATTGACGGCCACTTCAATCCGATGACCGGAGTGGCCATGAAGCTGAAGGAGCGTGGCCACGACGTCCGCTGGTACACGGGTCCCGTGTTTGCCGGAAAGCTCAAGGACCTGGGGATTCCCCTCTTTCCCTTCAAACGTGCCATCGAGCACCGCGCTGACAACCTCTTTGAGCTGTATCCGGAAAGGGCCAGGCTCAAAGGCCCCCGGGCCATCGGGTTCGACGGCGAAAAAATCTTCGCCAGCAACATCAGCAACTTCCTGGAGGACCTGCGGGAACTGGACCAGGAGTTTCCCTTCGATGCCCTTGTGGTGGACAGTTCCATGTTTATCCAGCGGCTCGTCTCGCACCTCATGGGCAGGCCCGTGGTGAGCGTCGTGGTGATCCCGAACATGGAAAGTGATCCGCTCGTACCCCCACTGTTCTTCGGCTTCCGGCCGGCCCGCAACCCCGCTGACAAGGCCCTGCAGGCAGTTGCCGGGCTGTTGTCGGACAAGGTCATCCTCCGCCCCGCGGACCAAAGCTACCGGAGGCAGCACTCCTTTTACGGGCAGGAAGTACCCAAAGGGGGCAGGCTGACCGACGAGACGTACCGGTGCTCGGACGCCATTATCCAGGCGGGCACTCCGTCCCTGGACTTTCCGCGCCGCAACCACAACCCCAAGGTCCATTACGTGGGCGCACTCCTGCCCTACCGACGCCCGGGAGCCCCAGCCGGGGAGCCATTGCCGCAGGGATACGGCAACACCATTGTGGTCACCCAGGGCACGGTGGACAACGCGGACCAGGAGAAGCTCATCATTCCCGCCCTGGAAGGGCTGAAGGACATGGGTGCACTGGTCATTGTGGCAACAGGCGGCAGGGGAACCGCCGAACTGAACCAGCGCTATCCGCAGTCAAACATACAGATCCGCGACTATGTGGACTTTGCCGCCGTCTTTGAGTCCACGGACGTCTTCGTCACCAACGGCGGGTACGGCGGAGTGCAGCTGGCCCTTTCGAAGGGTGTCCCGCTGGTGGTGTCCGGCATCAACGAAGGCAAGAGCGACGTCAACGCCCGTGTGGAACATGCCGGGGCAGGCATCAACCTCCGAACCGAATCCCCCTCGCCGGAAAAGATCCGCAGGGCCGTGCATTCCATCCTGGCCGATCCGAAATGGAAGAACCGGGCGCAGCAGATGCAGCAGGACTTCGCCCGGCAGGACCCGGCCGAGGCAGCAGCACGCGTCGTCGAAAGCGTGCTCAGCTCCAGGAGAACGCCGTAG
- the sucC gene encoding ADP-forming succinate--CoA ligase subunit beta → MDLFEYQARDMFEAHGVPVLAGIVAHTPEEAKAAAEKIGGVTVVKAQVKAGGRGKAGGVKVAKSADEALEHATNILGMDIKGHTVKKVMIAQGADIAEEYYFSVLLDRANRNYLAMCSVEGGMDIEQLAVERPEALAKVAIDPAVGIDQAKADEIVATAGFAEELRGKVAAVILKLWDVFKKEDATLVEVNPLVKTGAGEIVALDGKVSLDENADFRHAKHALLEDKDAADPLEAKAKAQDLNYVKLDGEVGIIGNGAGLVMSTLDVVAYAGESHGNVKPANFLDIGGGASAEVMAAGLDVILGDEQVKSVFVNVFGGITACDAVAKGIVGALAELGHSANKPLVVRLDGNNVEEGRRILAEANHPLVTLAATMDEGADKAAELANAAK, encoded by the coding sequence GTGGACCTGTTTGAATACCAGGCGCGCGATATGTTCGAGGCGCACGGTGTACCCGTGCTTGCCGGCATCGTGGCGCACACCCCAGAAGAAGCAAAGGCAGCTGCCGAGAAGATCGGCGGCGTAACCGTCGTCAAGGCACAGGTCAAGGCCGGCGGCCGCGGCAAGGCCGGCGGCGTGAAGGTCGCAAAGTCCGCCGACGAGGCACTGGAGCACGCAACCAACATCCTGGGCATGGACATCAAGGGCCACACTGTCAAAAAGGTGATGATTGCCCAGGGTGCGGATATCGCCGAGGAATACTACTTCTCCGTCCTGCTGGACCGGGCCAACCGCAACTACCTGGCCATGTGCTCTGTTGAGGGCGGCATGGACATCGAGCAGCTCGCCGTCGAACGTCCCGAGGCGCTGGCCAAGGTCGCCATCGACCCCGCCGTGGGCATCGACCAGGCCAAGGCCGACGAAATCGTCGCAACCGCAGGCTTCGCTGAGGAACTGCGCGGCAAGGTGGCCGCCGTTATCCTCAAGCTCTGGGACGTCTTCAAGAAGGAAGACGCAACCCTCGTCGAGGTCAACCCGCTGGTCAAGACCGGCGCCGGCGAAATCGTCGCCCTGGACGGCAAGGTCTCCCTCGACGAAAACGCCGACTTCCGCCACGCCAAGCACGCCCTGCTCGAAGACAAGGACGCTGCCGATCCGCTCGAGGCCAAGGCAAAGGCGCAGGACCTCAACTACGTCAAGCTGGACGGCGAAGTGGGCATCATCGGCAACGGTGCAGGCCTGGTCATGTCCACCCTCGATGTCGTCGCCTACGCCGGCGAGAGCCACGGCAATGTCAAGCCCGCCAACTTCCTGGACATCGGCGGCGGAGCCTCCGCTGAGGTCATGGCTGCCGGCCTCGACGTCATCCTCGGCGACGAGCAGGTCAAATCCGTCTTCGTCAACGTCTTCGGTGGCATCACCGCATGCGACGCCGTTGCCAAGGGCATCGTCGGCGCGCTGGCCGAGCTCGGCCACTCGGCGAACAAGCCGCTGGTAGTCCGCCTCGACGGCAACAACGTTGAGGAAGGCCGCCGCATCCTGGCCGAGGCCAACCACCCGCTGGTTACCCTGGCCGCAACCATGGACGAGGGCGCCGACAAGGCCGCCGAGCTCGCCAACGCAGCTAAGTAA
- the sucD gene encoding succinate--CoA ligase subunit alpha — protein sequence MSIYLNKDSKVIVQGITGGEGTKHTALMLKAGTNIVGGVNARKAGTTVLHGETEINVYGTVKEAMAETGADVSIVFVPPAFTKNAVVEAIEAGIGLVVVITEGVPVQDSAEFWALAQSTVDADGNQVTRIIGPNCPGIITPGEALVGITPANITGKGPIGLVSKSGTLTYQMMYELRDLGFSTAIGIGGDPIIGTTHIDALAAFEADPETKAIVMIGEIGGDAEERAADFIKANVTKPVVGYVAGFTAPEGKTMGHAGAIVSGSAGTAQAKKEALEAAGVKVGKTPSETATLLREVYAAL from the coding sequence ATGTCTATCTATCTGAACAAGGACTCCAAGGTCATCGTCCAGGGCATCACCGGCGGCGAAGGCACCAAGCACACCGCCCTGATGCTGAAGGCCGGCACCAACATCGTTGGCGGCGTCAACGCCCGCAAGGCCGGCACCACGGTCCTGCACGGCGAGACCGAAATCAACGTCTACGGCACCGTCAAGGAAGCCATGGCAGAAACCGGCGCCGACGTCTCCATCGTCTTCGTGCCGCCGGCATTCACCAAGAACGCTGTTGTCGAAGCCATCGAGGCCGGCATCGGCCTGGTCGTCGTCATCACCGAAGGCGTGCCCGTCCAGGACTCCGCCGAATTCTGGGCCCTCGCCCAGTCCACGGTGGACGCGGACGGCAACCAGGTCACCCGCATCATCGGACCGAACTGCCCCGGCATCATCACCCCCGGCGAAGCGCTGGTGGGCATCACGCCGGCCAACATCACGGGCAAGGGCCCCATCGGCCTGGTTTCCAAGTCGGGCACCCTGACCTACCAGATGATGTACGAACTGCGCGACCTCGGCTTCTCCACCGCCATCGGCATCGGCGGCGACCCGATCATCGGCACCACCCACATCGACGCCCTGGCCGCGTTCGAGGCTGACCCCGAAACCAAGGCGATCGTGATGATCGGCGAAATCGGGGGCGACGCAGAAGAGCGCGCAGCCGACTTCATCAAGGCCAACGTCACCAAGCCGGTGGTTGGCTACGTTGCAGGCTTCACCGCGCCCGAAGGCAAGACCATGGGCCACGCCGGCGCCATCGTCTCCGGTTCCGCCGGAACTGCCCAAGCAAAGAAGGAAGCCCTCGAGGCTGCCGGCGTGAAGGTCGGCAAGACGCCGTCCGAGACCGCCACACTGCTGCGCGAGGTTTACGCAGCCCTCTAG